The following proteins are encoded in a genomic region of Nicoliella spurrieriana:
- a CDS encoding beta-ketoacyl-ACP synthase III, producing MSTFSIMATAKAVPDRVVTNDDLAQIMDTSDEWISRRTGIKRRHVVTDETNTSLATNVAKQLLAKTHVSPEAIDFIIVATMSGDQLMPSTAAAVQGQLKAGHALAFDISAACSGFSYGLDVMNALLATHPDSTGILIGSEALSKLIDWHDRTTAVLFGDGAGGLLVTNRSVDAQGQFLSGQLDTYGADGDSLTMGKIANRSPFTDGQAQSDLPLHMDGHRVFDFAIRRVPESIQNAVAQAGLKLSDVDFFILHQANQRIVKSVARKLKLPFDDRFPINIDEYGNTSAASEAILLAELVAAGKVKRGDILVMAGFGGGLTTGTVVIKY from the coding sequence ATGAGTACTTTTTCAATTATGGCGACCGCTAAAGCTGTTCCAGATCGAGTGGTCACTAATGATGATCTAGCTCAAATAATGGACACTTCCGATGAATGGATCAGTCGACGGACCGGGATTAAGCGCCGGCACGTCGTTACCGATGAGACCAATACTTCGCTCGCGACAAACGTAGCTAAGCAATTATTAGCGAAGACCCACGTTAGCCCAGAAGCAATTGACTTCATCATTGTAGCGACGATGTCTGGCGATCAATTAATGCCATCGACTGCCGCAGCCGTTCAGGGGCAGCTCAAGGCGGGCCACGCCTTAGCCTTTGACATCAGTGCTGCGTGTTCTGGATTCTCATACGGTTTGGACGTAATGAACGCGCTACTTGCGACCCATCCGGATTCGACTGGAATCTTGATTGGGAGCGAAGCATTGAGCAAGCTCATTGACTGGCACGACCGCACGACCGCCGTCTTATTCGGCGATGGTGCCGGTGGCTTGTTGGTCACCAACCGCAGTGTGGATGCACAGGGCCAATTTTTATCCGGCCAGCTCGATACCTATGGGGCTGACGGCGATTCACTGACGATGGGTAAGATTGCGAACCGCTCGCCGTTTACCGACGGGCAGGCCCAATCAGACCTCCCATTACACATGGATGGCCACCGGGTCTTTGACTTTGCAATCCGCCGGGTCCCAGAATCGATTCAAAATGCGGTCGCTCAGGCCGGCCTTAAGCTATCCGACGTGGACTTTTTTATCTTACACCAAGCCAATCAACGCATCGTCAAGAGCGTTGCCCGCAAGTTAAAATTACCGTTTGATGACCGGTTCCCGATTAATATCGACGAATACGGAAACACTTCAGCGGCGAGCGAAGCGATTCTACTCGCTGAGTTAGTGGCAGCCGGTAAGGTTAAGCGCGGGGACATCCTAGTGATGGCCGGCTTTGGTGGCGGTCTAACGACCGGAACTGTTGTAATTAAATATTAG
- a CDS encoding acyl carrier protein translates to MADKNAIFDKIKSIVEDQTDDVKADDIKLDTNFKEDLDLDSLDIFEIIDELEDEYDIEIDSDNDMSTVQQLVDYVAGQVDAN, encoded by the coding sequence ATGGCAGACAAGAACGCAATTTTCGACAAGATCAAATCAATCGTAGAAGACCAAACTGACGATGTAAAGGCAGACGACATTAAGTTAGACACTAACTTCAAGGAAGACCTTGACCTTGATAGTTTAGATATTTTCGAAATCATCGACGAATTAGAAGATGAATACGATATTGAAATCGACAGTGACAACGACATGTCCACTGTTCAACAATTAGTTGATTACGTTGCAGGTCAAGTTGACGCTAACTAA
- a CDS encoding ACP S-malonyltransferase, with product MNLCYLFSGQGSQFANMGQDLYQTEPLYKQTVDEASDVLNLDLADPKNFDDPANVQIAILTMSTGIARLLDAQLPMPKAMFGLSLGEYSALVSAKALSFQSGLKLVQDRSRYMDAAGRANPGAMAAVLNLAPDVVASVCDAIDGVYPANFNTEKQTVIGGQADAVAQASVALKQQGAKRVVPLKVAVASHTPLMQPASEQLATRLASVEFDAPQTTVLSNTLVAPFTKENLKDTLVKQLVSPTHFMGDVQAADQLGVDAFVEIGPGNTLSKLAKKTAKKPTFNIESVDTLNDFRAKLEEF from the coding sequence TTGAATCTCTGTTATTTATTTAGCGGTCAGGGAAGTCAGTTTGCAAACATGGGTCAAGACTTATACCAGACCGAACCGCTGTACAAACAGACGGTCGATGAAGCATCAGATGTATTGAATTTAGACCTAGCCGATCCTAAAAATTTTGATGATCCAGCAAACGTTCAAATTGCCATTTTGACCATGAGCACTGGGATTGCCCGTTTATTAGACGCGCAGTTACCAATGCCTAAGGCAATGTTTGGACTCAGTCTGGGAGAGTATAGTGCTTTGGTATCTGCTAAAGCACTTTCTTTTCAATCTGGACTAAAATTAGTTCAGGATCGGTCTAGGTACATGGATGCAGCGGGGCGGGCCAATCCGGGCGCCATGGCGGCGGTTTTAAACCTCGCTCCCGACGTCGTTGCTTCCGTTTGTGATGCAATCGATGGGGTCTACCCTGCGAACTTCAATACGGAAAAGCAAACCGTGATCGGTGGGCAAGCCGATGCAGTCGCACAGGCCAGTGTGGCCCTTAAGCAACAGGGGGCTAAGCGCGTCGTGCCACTCAAGGTCGCCGTGGCTTCCCACACCCCGTTGATGCAGCCCGCTAGCGAACAGCTAGCGACCCGCTTAGCTTCGGTCGAATTTGATGCACCGCAAACGACCGTCTTGAGTAACACCTTAGTGGCACCGTTTACAAAGGAGAACCTCAAGGACACGTTGGTCAAGCAGCTGGTGAGTCCGACCCACTTCATGGGCGACGTGCAAGCCGCTGACCAACTGGGCGTGGATGCCTTCGTCGAAATCGGTCCGGGCAATACGCTCAGCAAGCTCGCCAAGAAGACCGCTAAAAAACCAACTTTCAATATCGAAAGTGTGGACACTTTAAATGATTTTAGAGCCAAATTGGAGGAATTCTAA
- the fabG gene encoding 3-oxoacyl-ACP reductase FabG, whose translation MTDKRVILITGGTKGIGLATAQLLAKDSANLVVVNAHRALGAEKTAALKEQFANDIDVVIGDVAKEADAKRMLAEVIERHGTIDALVNNAGITQDKLLTRMGTDSFEEVLRTNLVGAFNMTKFAMKTMQKKRTGSIVNLSSIAGLHGNIGQANYSASKAGLVGLTKTTAQEGALRGIRCNAVAPGMVKSDMTDKLSDRNIEKWEQQIPLGRFGDPADIADAIQFLLNNSYITGQVITLDGGLTI comes from the coding sequence ATGACTGACAAACGCGTAATTTTAATTACCGGTGGGACCAAGGGGATTGGGCTCGCAACTGCCCAATTACTAGCGAAAGATTCCGCTAACCTCGTGGTCGTAAATGCCCACCGGGCATTGGGGGCTGAAAAGACCGCTGCGTTAAAGGAACAATTCGCAAATGATATCGACGTCGTAATCGGTGACGTGGCTAAGGAAGCAGACGCTAAGCGGATGCTAGCCGAAGTCATTGAACGCCATGGGACGATCGACGCATTGGTGAATAACGCTGGAATCACCCAGGACAAGCTCTTGACTAGAATGGGGACCGACTCATTTGAAGAGGTGCTACGGACCAACTTGGTCGGAGCCTTTAACATGACGAAATTTGCGATGAAGACGATGCAAAAGAAGCGCACTGGGAGCATTGTGAACCTTTCCAGTATTGCTGGGTTGCACGGGAACATCGGGCAAGCCAATTACTCCGCAAGTAAGGCCGGGTTAGTCGGGTTGACTAAGACCACCGCCCAAGAAGGGGCGTTACGTGGGATTCGTTGTAACGCCGTGGCACCGGGGATGGTGAAGTCCGATATGACCGACAAGTTAAGCGACCGGAATATCGAAAAGTGGGAACAACAAATTCCATTGGGCCGCTTCGGCGATCCTGCTGACATTGCGGATGCAATTCAGTTCTTATTGAACAACAGCTACATTACCGGTCAAGTAATCACCTTAGATGGTGGTTTGACGATTTAA
- a CDS encoding acetyl-CoA carboxylase biotin carboxyl carrier protein, with protein sequence MDEQDVEKLIDKFDQSNLTELRIDGQLYFSKLDHPAQVTAQPAAPAASPAAPQTKAATANNAGAKIKAPLVGIVYFAPSPDKPVFKAVGDHVKKGETVCVIEAMKVINDVKSPVSGTITKQLVSDGDMVEYDQPIFAIEED encoded by the coding sequence ATGGATGAACAAGATGTCGAGAAGTTAATTGATAAGTTCGACCAGTCGAATTTGACCGAGTTAAGAATTGACGGTCAATTATACTTTAGTAAGCTAGACCATCCTGCTCAAGTGACCGCCCAACCGGCTGCCCCTGCTGCTAGTCCTGCCGCTCCCCAAACCAAGGCGGCGACTGCTAACAACGCCGGTGCGAAGATTAAGGCGCCACTAGTTGGAATCGTCTACTTTGCACCAAGTCCAGACAAGCCGGTCTTCAAAGCGGTCGGCGACCACGTTAAAAAGGGTGAGACCGTCTGTGTGATCGAAGCAATGAAGGTCATCAACGACGTGAAGAGTCCGGTTTCTGGAACGATTACCAAGCAGTTAGTATCCGATGGTGACATGGTCGAATACGACCAACCCATCTTTGCAATCGAGGAGGACTAA
- a CDS encoding 3-hydroxyacyl-ACP dehydratase FabZ family protein translates to MSFEVDKFIPQRYPFQMIDQIDEVRPGEGSKATKYLTINEWFFQGQNNPVMPRPIVLECLAQTGVVSLLSMPEYEGHNVFFGGIKDAEYQDDFRPGDTLSLAVEMTKLKRQIGVGHGTVTRDGVVICTADLVFAIE, encoded by the coding sequence GTGAGTTTCGAAGTTGATAAATTTATCCCCCAACGCTACCCGTTTCAAATGATCGATCAAATCGATGAAGTGCGGCCTGGCGAGGGGTCCAAAGCAACTAAGTACTTAACGATCAATGAATGGTTTTTCCAAGGTCAAAATAATCCCGTGATGCCACGACCAATCGTGCTAGAATGCCTAGCACAAACGGGCGTGGTTTCGCTGTTATCAATGCCAGAATATGAGGGCCACAACGTCTTCTTTGGTGGGATTAAGGACGCCGAATATCAAGACGACTTCAGACCGGGAGACACATTATCATTAGCCGTTGAGATGACCAAGTTAAAGCGCCAAATCGGCGTGGGGCATGGGACGGTGACCCGCGATGGCGTGGTCATCTGTACCGCTGACTTAGTCTTTGCGATTGAATAG
- a CDS encoding acetyl-CoA carboxylase biotin carboxylase subunit — MFKKVLIANRGEIAVQIIRALREMGIQSVAVYSTADQDSLFVKLADEAVCIGGPQPGESYLNMEAIIDTAVLTGSDAIHPGYGFLSENAEFAELCEQCHIKFIGPSASVIDLMGNKAHAKATMKQAGVPTIPGSDGAVKTVDDAITAANQIGYPVMLKAAAGGGGKGIRKVVDDDAMRAIYPTTQREIRLSFDDDTLYLEKDLSDAKHIEMQAIADQAGHVVYFPERDCSLQRGHQKIIEESPCMLVSQEQRDYLGSLVVKAMQEIGYENTGTIEFLLDEKNMQFYFMEMNTRLQVEHTVTEEVAGVELIKSQVMVAQGESLPYTQADCAPKGFAIECRINAENPATGFTPSPGKIKALRFPFGTKGVRIDAGVEAGDVISPFYDSMIAKLIVHMPTKAQAVNKMRRVIKEFKIEGVATNQAFLYDLLDDEHFKASDFNNMYIENSFLKAWLNKNDTTKS; from the coding sequence ATGTTTAAGAAAGTATTGATAGCCAACCGGGGTGAGATTGCGGTCCAAATCATCCGGGCGCTGCGCGAAATGGGGATTCAATCAGTAGCCGTGTATTCGACTGCTGATCAGGATAGCCTGTTCGTTAAGCTTGCCGATGAAGCCGTTTGTATCGGTGGTCCGCAACCGGGTGAATCATATTTAAATATGGAAGCAATCATTGATACCGCCGTTTTGACCGGCAGTGATGCAATCCATCCGGGATATGGCTTTCTATCCGAAAACGCTGAGTTCGCTGAACTCTGTGAACAATGCCACATCAAGTTCATTGGCCCCAGTGCCAGCGTGATCGATTTGATGGGGAACAAGGCCCATGCTAAGGCCACGATGAAACAGGCCGGGGTGCCCACGATTCCGGGGAGTGATGGAGCGGTTAAGACCGTCGATGATGCCATCACGGCCGCTAATCAAATTGGGTATCCGGTAATGTTAAAGGCCGCCGCTGGTGGTGGTGGGAAGGGAATCCGCAAGGTCGTTGATGACGACGCCATGCGGGCAATCTATCCGACCACCCAGCGTGAAATTAGATTGTCGTTCGATGATGATACGCTCTACTTGGAAAAGGATCTAAGCGATGCTAAGCACATTGAAATGCAGGCGATTGCTGATCAAGCCGGCCACGTCGTGTACTTTCCCGAACGGGACTGTTCACTGCAACGCGGGCACCAAAAGATCATCGAAGAAAGCCCCTGCATGTTAGTGAGCCAAGAGCAACGTGACTACCTGGGTTCACTAGTGGTCAAAGCAATGCAGGAGATCGGGTATGAAAATACCGGGACGATTGAATTTCTGCTCGACGAAAAGAACATGCAGTTCTACTTCATGGAAATGAACACCAGGCTACAGGTCGAACACACCGTTACCGAAGAAGTGGCGGGCGTGGAATTGATCAAGTCCCAGGTCATGGTGGCCCAGGGCGAAAGCTTGCCATATACGCAGGCTGACTGTGCACCGAAGGGCTTTGCAATTGAATGTCGAATTAATGCTGAAAACCCAGCGACTGGTTTTACGCCATCGCCAGGTAAGATTAAGGCGCTCCGCTTCCCATTTGGGACCAAGGGCGTTCGCATCGATGCCGGGGTCGAAGCGGGGGATGTGATTTCGCCGTTCTACGATTCGATGATTGCGAAGCTCATCGTGCACATGCCGACGAAGGCCCAGGCGGTCAATAAGATGCGCCGGGTCATCAAGGAATTTAAGATCGAGGGCGTGGCGACGAACCAAGCCTTCCTCTACGACCTCCTTGACGACGAGCACTTCAAGGCCAGTGACTTTAATAATATGTACATTGAGAATTCATTTTTGAAAGCGTGGTTGAATAAAAATGACACAACCAAATCATGA
- the accD gene encoding acetyl-CoA carboxylase, carboxyltransferase subunit beta has translation MTQPNHEATHDDYQARMDRIPDHLFVKCPICETSFYSKKLGRFNECPNCHYGFRIGAQQRIDLICDPDSFEELDAQIKAPERFSDDAKYMGKLAKARKATAMDESVMTGIGKIDGHPVGIGVMDSRFIMGSLGTATGEKITRLFERCTLDGLPVIMFTASGGARMQEGINSLMQMAKVSTAVADHAKQGLLYISVLTDPTTGGVTASFAMEGDILISEPHTLIGFAGRRVIEKTIQQVPPKDFQRAETLLKNGFLDQIVRRPDLRPLLARLLAWH, from the coding sequence ATGACACAACCAAATCATGAAGCCACCCATGACGACTACCAAGCCCGCATGGACCGGATTCCAGACCACCTCTTTGTGAAGTGCCCGATTTGTGAGACCAGCTTCTATTCCAAGAAGCTCGGCCGGTTCAACGAGTGTCCAAATTGCCACTACGGGTTTCGGATTGGCGCTCAACAACGGATCGATTTGATTTGTGATCCGGATTCATTTGAAGAATTGGATGCGCAAATCAAAGCACCGGAGCGCTTCAGTGACGATGCGAAGTACATGGGTAAGCTAGCGAAAGCGCGCAAGGCGACGGCCATGGATGAAAGCGTCATGACTGGCATTGGTAAGATTGACGGCCATCCAGTCGGCATCGGGGTCATGGATTCCCGCTTTATCATGGGGAGCCTAGGGACCGCGACGGGTGAAAAAATCACCCGGTTATTCGAACGGTGTACGCTCGATGGGCTGCCGGTCATCATGTTCACCGCCTCTGGTGGTGCCCGGATGCAAGAGGGCATCAATTCATTGATGCAAATGGCGAAGGTGTCCACGGCAGTTGCTGATCATGCAAAACAGGGCTTATTATACATAAGCGTCCTGACTGATCCAACGACCGGTGGGGTGACCGCTAGTTTTGCAATGGAAGGCGACATTTTGATCAGCGAACCGCATACGCTGATCGGGTTTGCTGGTCGCCGGGTGATCGAAAAAACGATTCAACAGGTTCCACCGAAAGATTTTCAACGGGCGGAAACGTTGCTCAAGAACGGCTTTTTGGACCAAATCGTCCGGCGTCCGGACCTACGACCGTTACTCGCCAGACTACTGGCTTGGCACTAA
- the accA gene encoding acetyl-CoA carboxylase carboxyltransferase subunit alpha, which produces MSDKKAYDRVLAARSSDKISIQKLVAGITEDFVELHGDRAYGDDDAVYAGIGTLNGKPVTIVGIQKGNNNEENLARHFGSAEPDGYRKALRLMKQAEKFNRPIITLINTPGAYPGVDAEYHGQGYMIAQSIMQGLNLTVPYISVIVGEGGSGGAIALAVGDEVWAFEDSAYSVLSPEGFATILWKDSSRAKEAAEQMGLTAEELLANHIIDRVVPEVKTAADVAAFKTALDAKIKELEIKPIDQLLADRHARYRKFN; this is translated from the coding sequence ATGAGCGATAAAAAAGCTTACGACCGGGTCTTAGCGGCCCGTAGTAGTGATAAAATTAGTATCCAAAAATTAGTTGCTGGCATCACGGAAGACTTTGTAGAGCTCCATGGTGACCGGGCATACGGTGATGACGATGCGGTTTACGCCGGCATCGGGACCTTAAATGGCAAGCCAGTAACGATTGTTGGAATTCAAAAGGGAAATAATAATGAAGAAAACCTTGCGCGTCACTTTGGTTCTGCCGAACCGGATGGCTACCGTAAGGCGCTGCGGTTAATGAAGCAGGCGGAAAAGTTTAACCGGCCGATCATCACGTTGATCAATACCCCGGGGGCCTACCCGGGCGTCGACGCTGAATACCACGGCCAGGGCTACATGATTGCCCAATCCATCATGCAGGGCTTAAACCTCACCGTCCCTTACATCAGCGTAATCGTTGGTGAAGGGGGCAGTGGGGGTGCGATTGCACTTGCGGTCGGTGATGAAGTCTGGGCGTTTGAAGATAGTGCGTACTCCGTGCTATCGCCCGAGGGCTTTGCCACCATTTTATGGAAGGATTCCAGTCGCGCCAAGGAAGCCGCTGAACAAATGGGCTTGACGGCCGAGGAACTCCTGGCTAACCACATTATTGACCGGGTGGTACCCGAAGTGAAGACCGCTGCTGATGTTGCCGCTTTTAAAACCGCATTAGATGCAAAAATCAAAGAATTAGAGATTAAACCAATCGACCAGCTGCTAGCTGATCGACATGCCCGCTATCGGAAGTTTAACTAA
- the fabI gene encoding enoyl-ACP reductase FabI: protein MAGILDGKKIVVMGVANKKSIAWGCVQALMDQGAQVILTYQNDRMKRSLDKLLSDVDLQMFECDVAEDANVEKTFTAIHESVGNIDGVIHAIAYADKDTLEGGVKNVKKDGFNLAQDVSAYSFISVSRYASAIMNEGGSILTLTYIGAVRAIPNYNMMGVAKAALEAEVRYLAAELGKKQNIRVNAISAGAIKTLAVTGIKHHGDLLKMSEGFTVNGKSVTPMDVGKSASFLLSDLASGVTGDIIYVDNGVHLIV from the coding sequence ATGGCAGGAATTTTAGATGGTAAAAAGATCGTCGTAATGGGGGTCGCAAATAAAAAGAGTATCGCTTGGGGTTGTGTGCAAGCATTAATGGATCAAGGGGCCCAAGTCATCTTGACCTACCAAAACGACCGGATGAAGCGGTCATTGGATAAGTTACTTTCAGACGTTGACTTACAAATGTTCGAATGTGACGTTGCTGAAGACGCCAACGTTGAAAAGACGTTCACTGCAATCCACGAATCCGTTGGGAACATCGACGGGGTCATCCATGCGATTGCATACGCCGATAAGGACACGCTTGAAGGCGGCGTTAAGAACGTTAAGAAGGACGGCTTTAACCTCGCCCAAGACGTTAGTGCCTACTCATTTATCTCCGTTTCCCGTTACGCTAGTGCCATCATGAACGAAGGCGGTAGCATCCTTACGTTGACCTACATCGGAGCAGTCCGGGCAATTCCGAACTACAACATGATGGGTGTGGCTAAGGCCGCCTTAGAAGCCGAAGTGCGCTACCTAGCTGCTGAACTTGGGAAGAAACAAAACATCCGGGTCAATGCCATTTCAGCCGGTGCGATCAAGACGCTAGCAGTGACTGGAATCAAGCACCACGGTGATTTACTTAAGATGTCAGAAGGCTTTACCGTTAATGGGAAGAGCGTGACCCCAATGGACGTAGGAAAGTCAGCTTCATTCCTATTAAGTGACCTGGCTTCCGGTGTGACCGGTGACATTATCTACGTTGATAACGGGGTTCACTTAATCGTATAG
- a CDS encoding 4'-phosphopantetheinyl transferase family protein yields the protein MVTLRIDSIQNPRYQATFERYKLGKKYNPRQSIVGTYLLADWLAETPAVIASGRLFDHGPHGKPRLKSGAPQYNLANSYDKVVLAVADQPIGVDLEKIRPYDYHRIHRAFRPEELDYLAGLSGAEQVRATFKIWTIKEAVLKLVGMGIPGGIRSMQIDLKTFAHANRYGQSIRLSPLYVGMDYVGTIAQFEE from the coding sequence ATGGTAACGTTAAGAATTGATTCAATTCAAAATCCACGCTACCAAGCAACGTTTGAACGTTACAAATTGGGGAAAAAGTATAATCCCCGCCAATCAATTGTGGGGACGTATTTGCTAGCCGATTGGTTAGCTGAAACCCCCGCAGTGATAGCAAGTGGCCGGTTATTTGACCACGGTCCACATGGCAAGCCGCGGTTAAAAAGCGGGGCGCCACAGTACAACCTTGCCAATTCTTATGATAAGGTAGTGCTAGCAGTTGCGGACCAGCCGATCGGCGTGGATTTAGAAAAAATCCGGCCGTACGACTACCACCGGATCCACCGTGCGTTTCGCCCCGAAGAACTGGATTACCTAGCTGGGCTCTCCGGAGCTGAGCAAGTCCGGGCGACCTTTAAGATCTGGACGATTAAAGAAGCGGTCTTAAAGTTAGTCGGGATGGGGATTCCCGGTGGCATCCGGAGCATGCAGATTGATTTAAAGACGTTCGCACATGCGAACCGTTATGGCCAATCAATCCGGTTGTCCCCGTTATACGTCGGAATGGACTATGTCGGGACGATTGCACAATTTGAAGAATAA
- the fabZ gene encoding 3-hydroxyacyl-ACP dehydratase FabZ: MAVLDITEIMDLIPNRYPILYIDRVDELVPDEKIVATKNVTINENYFQGHFPGNPVMPGVLIIESMAQAASILILKSEKYKDKTAYMGSIKNAKFRKMVRPGDVIRFEITMKKQHSNMGTVDCIAYVDDKKACQAELSFIVPDKKRPEAE, translated from the coding sequence ATGGCTGTTTTAGATATTACCGAAATCATGGATTTGATTCCAAACCGCTACCCAATCCTATACATTGACCGGGTAGATGAATTAGTACCGGATGAAAAGATCGTAGCCACTAAGAACGTGACGATTAATGAAAACTACTTCCAGGGCCACTTCCCTGGCAACCCCGTGATGCCTGGGGTCTTGATCATTGAATCAATGGCCCAAGCCGCATCGATCTTGATTTTGAAGAGTGAAAAGTACAAGGACAAGACCGCCTACATGGGTTCGATCAAGAACGCGAAGTTCAGAAAGATGGTCCGTCCTGGCGACGTGATCCGCTTTGAAATCACCATGAAGAAACAACACAGTAACATGGGGACCGTTGATTGTATCGCATACGTTGATGACAAGAAGGCTTGCCAAGCTGAATTATCATTCATCGTCCCTGACAAGAAACGCCCAGAAGCTGAATAG
- the fabF gene encoding beta-ketoacyl-ACP synthase II, giving the protein MEHRVAVVGIGAVTPLGNDAKTFLDNIFANQTGIAPITHFDATDTGITVAAEVKDFDPLKRIPKKVSKRMDDFSRYAVYSAFEAMEMAGLEKGSYDPEEIGVIYGSGIGGLTTIQEQAIKMHDKGPKRVSPFFVPNSIINMAAGNISINLDTRNINEAVVTACASGTNAIGDAFERIKMGKATYMITGGSEASINELGISGFAALTALSESTDPLHASMPFDKNRNGFVMGEGAGTLVLEDYDHAVKRGANILAEVTGYGSTGDAYHLTAPRPDGSGAIKAMQEAIKESGMTEADVDYINAHGTATPANDSAESEGIAKLFDGVNDHLKVSSTKGQTGHALGAAGALEAVIMIGAMQRGVLPVNVGMFDLDPEVKTTIVTDENKNAPVNFALSNSLGFGGHNAVLAFKRAK; this is encoded by the coding sequence ATGGAACATCGTGTCGCAGTTGTCGGAATTGGTGCCGTGACCCCACTTGGCAACGACGCTAAGACCTTTTTAGACAATATTTTTGCTAACCAGACGGGAATTGCACCCATTACCCACTTTGATGCCACTGATACTGGCATCACGGTCGCTGCTGAAGTGAAGGATTTTGACCCATTGAAGCGGATTCCAAAGAAGGTTTCCAAGCGGATGGATGATTTTTCCCGCTATGCCGTATACTCAGCCTTCGAAGCCATGGAAATGGCCGGGCTTGAAAAGGGCAGTTACGACCCAGAAGAAATCGGGGTCATCTATGGTTCCGGAATCGGTGGCTTGACTACGATTCAAGAACAGGCCATCAAGATGCATGACAAGGGCCCTAAGCGGGTCTCACCATTCTTCGTGCCAAACTCCATCATTAACATGGCGGCCGGGAACATTTCGATTAACCTGGATACCCGCAACATTAATGAAGCTGTCGTAACCGCCTGTGCTTCTGGAACCAACGCGATTGGGGATGCCTTTGAACGGATTAAGATGGGTAAGGCGACCTACATGATCACCGGTGGTTCTGAAGCATCGATCAACGAACTAGGGATTTCCGGGTTCGCTGCGTTGACGGCATTGTCAGAATCGACCGACCCCCTTCACGCTTCGATGCCATTCGATAAGAACCGTAACGGGTTCGTGATGGGTGAAGGAGCAGGAACCTTAGTGCTTGAAGACTACGACCACGCGGTAAAGCGGGGTGCTAACATCCTCGCTGAAGTGACTGGTTATGGTTCAACTGGGGACGCCTACCACTTAACTGCTCCCCGGCCAGACGGAAGCGGAGCCATCAAGGCGATGCAAGAAGCCATCAAGGAAAGTGGGATGACCGAAGCCGACGTTGATTACATCAACGCGCACGGGACCGCGACACCAGCGAACGACTCTGCTGAATCCGAAGGGATTGCTAAGTTATTCGATGGGGTCAATGACCACTTGAAGGTAAGTAGTACCAAGGGCCAAACTGGCCACGCACTGGGTGCCGCCGGTGCATTGGAAGCCGTGATCATGATCGGTGCCATGCAACGCGGGGTGTTACCAGTCAACGTCGGGATGTTTGACCTCGACCCAGAAGTGAAGACGACCATTGTGACCGATGAGAATAAAAACGCACCGGTAAACTTTGCGTTAAGTAACTCACTTGGGTTCGGTGGCCACAACGCCGTGCTTGCATTTAAGCGTGCTAAATAA